Part of the Gilliamella sp. wkB7 genome is shown below.
GTAATAGTGCAGTATGGTGGACAAACTCCGCTGAAATTGGCACGGGCCCTTGAAGCAGCGGGAATTCCAGTTATTGGTACTTCACCTGATGCCATAGACAGAGCCGAAGATCGCAAACGCTTTCAAGAAGTAGTCGATAAATTAAAATTAAAACAGCCAGTTAATGCCACCGTAACCGATATTGATAAAGCGGTAATCAAAGCAGAGCAAATCGGTTATCCACTCGTGGTGCGTCCATCTTATGTATTAGGCGGACGAGCGATGGAAATTGTATACAATGAACAAGATTTACGACGTTACTTTAAAACCGCAATAAGTGAATCCAATAATGCGCCAGTACTGCTTGACCACTTTTTAGATGATGCCATTGAGGTGGATATTGATGTGATTGCAGATGGCGAACAAATCGTTATTGGCGGCATTATGGAACATATTGAACAAGCCGGCATCCACTCGGGCGATTCAGCTTGTTCACTGCCAACTCATACCTTAAGCCCTGAAATTTTAGCGGAACTGCGAAAACAAGCGAAACAATTGGCGTTTGAACTTAATGTAAAAGGTTTAATGAATGGGCAATTTGCTGTCAAAGATAATCAAGTTTATCTGATTGAAATTAATCCGCGTGCAGCCCGTACAGTGCCGTTTGTCTCGAAAGCGACTGGCTTACCACTGGCTAAAATTGCTGCCCGCGTCATGACGGGGCAATCGCTGACCAAGCAAAATGTCACCCAAGAAGTGATTCCGCCTTATTATTCCGTTAAAGAGGTAGTATTACCATTTAATAAATTTAGCGGTGTTGACCCAATTTTAGGACCAGAAATGCGCTCAACCGGTGAAGTCATGGGAATTGGTAAAACATTTGCAGAAGCCTTTGCCAAAGCACAGCTTGGCAGCTTGTCGAATATGAAAAAATCCGGCAAAGCATTACTTTCTATTCGTGAACAAGATAAACCACGTCTATTAGAAGTTGCTAAACGATTAATCGCTCATGGATTTAGTATTGATGCCACACTTGGCACAGCAAAAGCATTGCAACAAGCAGGAATTGCCTGTCAAATTGTCAAGAAAGAAAATGAAGGTCGGCCAAATATTCATGATCATATCAAAAATGGTGAATACAGTTATATTCTTAACACAACGTCAGGGCGAGCTGCTATTGAAGCCTCTAAAATCCTACGCCGTAGTGCTATCCAATATAAAGTCCATTACGATACCACTATGAATGCCGCTTATGCCACAACGTCAGCTCTAGATTACGATCCCGCTCACAGTGTGATACCATTACAGGCACTTTATCAATAACCAAAAAGACGAGCAATGCTCGTCTTTTTTTATAAATACATCAAGTTATAATTTATTTTTTAAGCCTTTCCTTCAGCCATCGCTAAAATATCTGCTTCGGTTAATTTGTGAGTCTGATTAGCAAACGCATAGCAAGTTGGTTTTTTATCGATAAAGACTTCAGCCGTGAATTTTAAATCCTTAATATCATCAAAGATCCAAGCAGCAATATAATAATTTTGCGTACCTTTTAAATGATAATAAAGATGAGAGCCACACTCTTTACAAAATGCTCTTTCCGCCCATTGTGATGAGTTAAAATGGGTAACGTTCTCTTGCCCTTCTATCGTTATATCACCACTGTACGCTAAAGTCATTAAAGGTCCAGCACTCCATTTACGACAAGTTTGGCAATGGCATGCACTAAAATCCGTATTGGCAAATGGAACAGATAATTTAACTTTTCCACACAAACAAGA
Proteins encoded:
- a CDS encoding GFA family protein codes for the protein MSTQYHGSCLCGKVKLSVPFANTDFSACHCQTCRKWSAGPLMTLAYSGDITIEGQENVTHFNSSQWAERAFCKECGSHLYYHLKGTQNYYIAAWIFDDIKDLKFTAEVFIDKKPTCYAFANQTHKLTEADILAMAEGKA